One Thiocapsa sp. genomic window carries:
- a CDS encoding DUF1631 domain-containing protein, which yields MADTSTTSPAPPLETPDVVAGLTPTDAAALLSGCRDRLAHGLATVFAQHLGGASEDFLGMADRATSLEQQQLYFSAMDFLDSRGQQLLQQFRSAYVACFDASVATLQSKEAATVMHETDELRLVDTDDFERDLAIGKLSARAACNCSQQLTALDRRLAALLRVPRISQDDNPLYPRTLFSAMLQALNDMDVREQLALILLHEFERQTSVELPGVYADLNRFLVQSGVLPTIPLAGPLSAPRSETLDQPGGSLGGMSGWAGFEPSEDPGLTEQEEQSLAEPGARVHTRVDFDRLPRLVNDDVFGQLARAIQTASRGRLSRTTAAPGAPKGGAAPGSQETPALGLAQLIEALNALQRGFTDVRQIPGLRSANIDPRRGNVLQQIRAAPMMMWSRPLDAMTIDIVARLFDAIFNDPELSATVRAELAKLQIPVLKVALLDKSFFSDRRHPARRLLDVVASSGIGRNEKDEPRLVDKVREIVDAVVEGFDEDLNVFAVQTYKLEEFLREEEEHAQSKSQRVFDQLEQRDRQEIAATRVSEELVTRTSDTALPMLVASFFDRFWRRVLIDVFIRCGDTAEPWREALATMDDLIWSVKPKDTATERNRLLTALPDLLKRLRRGLETVHLEEAWDPLFDRLIRLHMGALHKEPPPGKTLDQDAFATSASELLQTSGAANAPAFAADMARGDDATPTSDETAPPDQYLLLARSLEVGDWVEFQSFRGTRKTLRLGWVSKYRGVYLFTNRQGDNALTLATTSLAGHLRKGTARVLSQDPLTDRAVAQVLEQVMPETTGDSGG from the coding sequence ATGGCCGACACCTCCACCACCTCCCCAGCTCCTCCGCTCGAGACGCCCGACGTCGTCGCGGGTCTGACGCCGACGGATGCGGCCGCACTGCTGAGCGGGTGTCGCGACCGCCTCGCGCATGGTCTGGCGACCGTGTTCGCGCAGCATCTCGGCGGGGCCAGCGAGGATTTTCTCGGCATGGCCGACCGTGCGACCAGCCTGGAGCAGCAGCAGCTCTATTTCTCGGCGATGGATTTCCTCGACAGCCGCGGGCAACAGCTCCTGCAGCAGTTCCGCAGTGCCTATGTCGCCTGCTTCGACGCGAGCGTCGCGACCTTGCAGTCGAAGGAGGCCGCGACCGTGATGCACGAGACCGACGAGCTGCGTCTCGTGGATACCGACGATTTCGAGCGTGATCTGGCCATCGGTAAACTCTCTGCCCGCGCGGCATGCAACTGCTCGCAGCAGCTCACGGCGCTCGACCGCCGTCTCGCCGCACTCCTGCGCGTACCGCGGATCAGCCAGGACGACAATCCGCTGTATCCGCGCACCCTCTTCAGTGCAATGCTTCAGGCCCTGAACGACATGGATGTGCGCGAGCAGCTCGCATTGATCCTCCTGCACGAGTTCGAGCGACAGACCTCGGTCGAGCTGCCCGGCGTCTATGCCGATCTGAATCGCTTTCTCGTTCAATCCGGCGTGCTTCCGACCATCCCGCTTGCGGGCCCCCTGTCGGCTCCGCGCAGCGAGACCCTCGACCAGCCCGGCGGCAGTCTCGGCGGGATGTCGGGGTGGGCCGGTTTCGAGCCTTCCGAAGATCCGGGATTGACCGAGCAGGAGGAGCAGAGCCTTGCCGAGCCGGGGGCCCGGGTGCATACGCGGGTGGATTTCGATCGCCTTCCGCGCCTGGTGAACGACGACGTCTTCGGCCAGCTGGCCCGCGCGATCCAGACCGCGAGTCGCGGCCGACTCTCCCGGACGACGGCTGCACCCGGTGCGCCCAAGGGCGGCGCCGCACCGGGCAGTCAGGAGACACCCGCGCTTGGCCTTGCCCAGCTGATCGAGGCGTTGAACGCGCTCCAGCGAGGGTTCACGGATGTTCGGCAGATTCCGGGCCTGAGATCCGCGAACATCGATCCGCGGCGCGGCAATGTGCTTCAACAGATTCGCGCCGCACCCATGATGATGTGGTCGCGGCCGCTCGACGCCATGACCATCGACATCGTCGCACGGCTCTTCGATGCCATCTTCAACGACCCCGAGCTCTCGGCGACCGTGCGCGCGGAGTTGGCCAAACTGCAGATTCCGGTGCTGAAGGTCGCGCTGCTCGACAAGTCCTTCTTTTCCGATCGCAGGCACCCCGCCCGTCGGTTGCTCGACGTGGTCGCGAGCTCCGGAATCGGGCGCAACGAGAAGGACGAGCCCCGTTTGGTCGACAAGGTGCGCGAGATCGTCGATGCGGTCGTCGAGGGGTTCGACGAGGATCTGAACGTCTTCGCGGTTCAGACCTACAAGCTCGAAGAGTTCCTGCGCGAGGAGGAGGAGCACGCGCAAAGCAAGTCGCAGCGTGTCTTCGATCAGCTCGAGCAGCGTGATCGCCAGGAGATCGCGGCCACGCGGGTAAGCGAGGAATTGGTGACCCGGACCTCCGACACTGCGCTTCCCATGCTGGTGGCGTCGTTTTTCGATCGGTTTTGGCGTCGGGTGCTGATCGACGTCTTTATCCGCTGCGGCGATACGGCCGAGCCGTGGCGCGAAGCGCTGGCGACGATGGACGACCTGATCTGGAGCGTCAAGCCCAAAGACACGGCCACGGAGCGCAACCGTCTCCTCACGGCGCTTCCGGATCTCCTCAAACGGCTGCGCCGGGGCCTGGAAACGGTCCATCTCGAGGAGGCATGGGATCCCCTCTTCGATCGCCTGATCCGGCTTCACATGGGCGCCCTGCACAAGGAGCCACCCCCGGGGAAAACGTTGGACCAGGATGCCTTCGCGACCTCCGCATCCGAGTTGCTGCAGACCTCCGGCGCTGCAAACGCACCGGCCTTCGCCGCGGATATGGCGCGGGGCGATGACGCGACGCCGACGTCCGACGAGACTGCGCCGCCGGACCAGTATCTGCTGCTTGCCCGATCGCTCGAGGTCGGCGATTGGGTCGAGTTCCAGAGTTTTCGGGGGACGCGCAAGACCTTGCGGCTCGGCTGGGTCAGCAAATATCGCGGGGTGTATCTCTTTACCAATCGTCAGGGCGACAACGCCTTGACCCTGGCCACGACCAGCCTCGCCGGCCACCTGCGCAAGGGGACGGCGCGTGTCTTGAGCCAGGATCC
- the tnpA gene encoding IS200/IS605 family transposase translates to MTQDNDIRRGRHCVFQMHVHLVFVAKYRRKVFDAAAIDTLRGIFAKVCTDFEATLVEMDGEHDHVHLLVAYPPKVAVSALVNSLKGVSSRLLRQERQDIQQRYWKGVLWSPSYFAASCGGAPISIVRQYIEQQQTPT, encoded by the coding sequence ATGACACAAGACAACGACATTAGACGCGGCAGACACTGCGTCTTTCAGATGCACGTCCATTTGGTCTTTGTGGCGAAATACCGCCGCAAGGTCTTCGACGCTGCCGCGATCGACACCCTGCGCGGGATCTTCGCCAAGGTCTGCACCGACTTCGAGGCCACGCTGGTCGAAATGGACGGCGAGCACGACCATGTGCACCTGCTGGTCGCCTATCCGCCAAAGGTGGCGGTGTCGGCCCTGGTGAACAGCCTCAAGGGCGTCTCCAGCCGCCTACTGCGCCAAGAGCGCCAGGACATTCAGCAGCGTTACTGGAAAGGCGTCCTCTGGTCGCCCTCCTACTTCGCCGCCTCCTGCGGCGGTGCCCCGATTTCCATCGTGCGCCAGTACATCGAACAGCAACAGACTCCCACCTGA
- a CDS encoding RNA-guided endonuclease TnpB family protein — MLRLQAFKFELMPDGGQARDMRRFAGSCRFVFNKALAMQQERYAAGEKRLGYAGLCSALIEWKAAPATAWLCDTPSQALQQTLKDLERAYTNFFAKRADFPRFKKKGRCGDSFRYPQGYKLDQVNGRLFLPKLGWLRYRNSRDVLGTVKNITVSQSGGKWFASIQTEREAENPVHQGTAVGIDMGIARFATLSDGAVFEPLSSFKRQEQALAKAQRAMSRKTKFGRNWMKAKAKVQRIHTKIANARRDDLHKTTTTISQNHAMVCIEDLQVRNMSASAAGTVEAPGTNVRAKSGLNKAILDQGWFEFRRQLDYKTAWSGGHLVAVPPQNTSRTCPCCGHIAKENRQTQARFACVECGFEENADLVGAINVLRAGHARLACGDTSLIGASAQEPAEATIRELSCV, encoded by the coding sequence ATGTTGCGTCTCCAAGCGTTCAAATTCGAGTTGATGCCGGATGGCGGGCAGGCGCGCGACATGCGCCGCTTCGCCGGATCGTGCCGGTTCGTCTTCAACAAGGCGCTGGCGATGCAGCAGGAGCGGTATGCGGCTGGGGAAAAGCGGCTCGGGTATGCCGGGCTGTGCAGTGCCCTGATCGAGTGGAAGGCCGCCCCGGCGACGGCCTGGCTCTGCGACACCCCATCCCAAGCCCTACAACAGACCCTCAAGGACCTGGAGCGGGCCTATACCAACTTCTTCGCCAAGCGGGCCGACTTTCCCCGTTTCAAGAAAAAGGGGCGGTGCGGCGACAGCTTCCGCTACCCCCAAGGCTACAAGCTCGATCAGGTCAACGGGCGCTTGTTCCTCCCCAAGCTGGGTTGGCTGCGCTACCGCAACAGCCGCGATGTGCTCGGCACGGTGAAGAACATCACCGTCAGCCAGTCGGGCGGCAAGTGGTTCGCCTCGATCCAGACCGAGCGCGAAGCCGAGAACCCGGTTCACCAGGGAACGGCCGTCGGGATCGACATGGGCATCGCCCGCTTCGCCACCTTGAGCGACGGCGCCGTGTTCGAGCCCCTGAGCAGTTTCAAACGCCAGGAACAGGCGTTGGCGAAGGCGCAGCGCGCCATGAGCCGCAAGACCAAGTTCGGGAGGAACTGGATGAAGGCGAAAGCCAAGGTCCAGCGCATCCATACCAAGATCGCCAACGCCCGGCGCGACGACCTGCACAAGACCACGACCACGATCAGCCAAAACCACGCGATGGTGTGCATCGAGGACTTGCAGGTTCGCAACATGTCGGCGTCGGCGGCCGGGACGGTGGAAGCGCCGGGCACCAACGTTCGGGCCAAGTCCGGCCTGAACAAAGCCATTCTCGACCAGGGTTGGTTCGAGTTTCGCCGGCAACTGGACTACAAGACGGCGTGGAGTGGCGGGCACCTGGTCGCGGTGCCCCCACAGAACACCAGCCGGACCTGTCCGTGCTGCGGGCATATCGCCAAGGAGAACAGGCAGACTCAAGCCCGGTTCGCGTGCGTGGAGTGCGGTTTCGAGGAAAACGCCGATTTGGTCGGTGCGATCAATGTTCTAAGGGCGGGACACGCCCGGTTAGCCTGCGGAGATACTTCGCTCATTGGAGCGTCGGCCCAGGAACCCGCCGAAGCGACTATTCGCGAGCTTTCTTGCGTGTAG
- the gatC gene encoding Asp-tRNA(Asn)/Glu-tRNA(Gln) amidotransferase subunit GatC — translation MSLDASDIEKIAHLARLGIAPESTERYAADLSNILDLVAQMDAVDTTGVEPMAHPLHMSQRLRPDRVSEQDQRELFQAIAPLTEDGLYLVPKVID, via the coding sequence ATGTCATTGGATGCTTCCGACATCGAGAAGATCGCCCACCTGGCGCGGCTCGGGATCGCGCCCGAGTCGACCGAGCGCTATGCCGCGGATCTCTCCAACATCCTCGACCTGGTGGCGCAGATGGACGCGGTCGATACCACGGGTGTGGAGCCGATGGCTCACCCGCTGCACATGAGCCAACGTCTGCGTCCGGATCGCGTGTCGGAGCAGGACCAACGCGAGCTGTTCCAGGCGATCGCCCCCTTGACCGAGGACGGGCTGTATCTGGTTCCCAAGGTCATCGACTGA
- the gatA gene encoding Asp-tRNA(Asn)/Glu-tRNA(Gln) amidotransferase subunit GatA encodes MQNKSIAQMAAELRLRTYSSVELTRHYLERIARLDPRLNSFISVASESALAAAERADRAIASGDAGPLAGIPIAHKDIFCTAGIKTSCGSRMLDNFVAPYDATVVERLAAAGAVVLGKTNMDEFAMGSSNETSYYGPVHNPWDADRVPGGSSGGSAAAVAARLCAAATGTDTGGSIRQPAALCGITGIKPTYGRCSRWGMIAFASSLDQAGVLARSAADAACLLDEMAGFDPRDSTSADVAVPDYVDALDDDIAGLRIGLPKEYFGEGLDPRVAASVQDAIKEYERLGAKVQEISLPNSRLSVPVYYVVAPAECSSNLARFDGVRYGHRCEHPKDLEDLYKRSRAEGFGPEVQRRIMIGTYVLSAGYYDAYYLKAQQIRQLIAADFARAFEEVDVIMGPTAPTTAFPLGAKMDDPVAMYLNDIYTIATNLAGLPGMSIPVEPVEGLPVGLQIIGNAFQEARLLNVAHRFQHVTHWHQGAPSGFE; translated from the coding sequence ATGCAGAACAAATCGATCGCCCAAATGGCCGCGGAGCTGAGGCTGCGCACCTACTCGAGCGTAGAGCTCACCCGTCACTATCTGGAGCGCATCGCGCGCCTGGATCCGCGCCTGAACAGCTTCATCAGCGTCGCGAGCGAATCCGCGCTGGCGGCGGCCGAGCGTGCCGATCGCGCGATCGCCTCGGGCGATGCCGGGCCGCTCGCCGGCATCCCGATCGCGCACAAGGACATCTTCTGCACGGCGGGGATCAAGACCAGTTGCGGCTCGCGGATGCTCGACAACTTCGTCGCCCCTTACGATGCCACCGTCGTCGAGCGTCTCGCCGCGGCCGGGGCGGTCGTCTTGGGCAAGACCAACATGGACGAGTTCGCCATGGGCTCCTCGAACGAGACGAGCTATTACGGACCTGTCCACAACCCGTGGGACGCGGATCGCGTACCGGGCGGCTCCTCCGGCGGATCGGCCGCGGCGGTTGCCGCACGGCTCTGCGCGGCGGCCACCGGGACGGATACGGGCGGCTCGATCCGCCAGCCTGCGGCGCTCTGCGGCATCACCGGGATTAAGCCGACCTACGGGCGCTGCTCGCGCTGGGGCATGATCGCCTTCGCCTCCTCGCTGGATCAGGCCGGCGTGCTGGCCCGCTCGGCGGCGGATGCGGCCTGTTTGCTCGACGAGATGGCCGGGTTCGACCCGCGCGATTCCACCAGCGCCGATGTGGCCGTGCCGGACTATGTCGATGCGCTCGACGACGACATCGCGGGTCTGCGCATCGGTTTGCCGAAGGAGTATTTCGGCGAGGGGCTCGATCCTCGCGTGGCGGCCTCGGTGCAGGATGCGATCAAGGAGTACGAGCGACTCGGTGCCAAGGTGCAGGAGATCAGTCTGCCGAATAGTCGGCTCTCGGTGCCGGTCTATTACGTCGTCGCACCCGCCGAATGCTCGTCCAACCTGGCGCGTTTCGACGGGGTGCGCTACGGCCACCGCTGCGAGCACCCGAAGGATCTCGAAGATCTCTACAAGCGCAGTCGCGCCGAGGGCTTCGGTCCCGAGGTACAGCGTCGCATCATGATCGGCACCTATGTGCTCTCTGCGGGCTATTACGACGCCTATTACCTCAAGGCGCAGCAGATTCGCCAGCTGATCGCCGCGGACTTTGCCCGTGCGTTCGAAGAGGTCGATGTCATCATGGGGCCGACTGCCCCGACCACCGCCTTTCCTCTCGGGGCCAAGATGGACGACCCGGTGGCCATGTATCTCAACGACATCTACACCATCGCGACCAACCTCGCGGGCCTGCCCGGGATGTCGATCCCGGTCGAGCCGGTCGAGGGGTTGCCGGTCGGCTTGCAGATCATCGGCAACGCGTTCCAGGAGGCCCGCCTGCTCAATGTCGCGCATCGCTTCCAGCACGTGACGCATTGGCATCAGGGCGCGCCTTCCGGGTTCGAGTGA
- the gatB gene encoding Asp-tRNA(Asn)/Glu-tRNA(Gln) amidotransferase subunit GatB, with protein sequence MQWETVIGLEVHTQLATQSKIFSGASTAFGAPPNTQACAIDLGLPGVLPVLNAEAVRLAVRFGKAIGAEVAPRSVFARKNYFYPDLPKGYQISQYELPIVGEGRVEVVLGDGAVKSIGVTRAHLEEDAGKSLHEEKLAGGGYTGIDLNRAGTPLLEIVSEPDMRTPQEAVAYARKIHQLVRWIGISDGNMQEGSFRVDANVSVRPLGQARFGTRTEIKNLNSFRFIERAIQFEVERQIDVIEGGGTVVQETRLYDPERDETRPMRSKEEANDYRYFPDPDLLPVEIDVAFIVDAVADLPELPDSMRERFHTQYGLGEYDASLLTAGRELAQYFEAVVQATAEPKLAANWVNGELAAALNRSEIEIARSPVSAAMLAGLIHRIQDGTVSGKLAKQVFEAMWSGEGDADSVIQTRGLRQITDSGELEALIASIVAANPGQVEQYRAGKDKVFGFFVGQVMKESKGKANPQQVNEILIRVLASD encoded by the coding sequence ATGCAATGGGAAACCGTGATCGGGCTCGAGGTCCATACTCAGCTCGCGACCCAATCGAAGATCTTCTCGGGTGCATCGACCGCTTTCGGCGCGCCGCCCAACACGCAAGCTTGCGCCATCGATCTGGGTCTGCCCGGCGTGCTGCCGGTGCTCAATGCCGAGGCGGTGCGTTTGGCCGTGCGTTTCGGCAAGGCGATCGGTGCCGAGGTGGCGCCGCGCTCGGTGTTCGCGCGAAAGAATTACTTCTATCCGGATCTGCCGAAGGGCTACCAGATCAGTCAGTACGAGCTGCCCATCGTCGGCGAGGGACGCGTGGAGGTCGTGCTCGGCGACGGGGCGGTCAAGTCGATCGGGGTGACGCGTGCGCATCTGGAAGAAGACGCCGGCAAGTCGTTGCACGAGGAGAAGCTCGCGGGCGGCGGCTACACGGGGATCGATCTCAATCGGGCCGGCACGCCGCTGCTCGAGATCGTCTCCGAGCCCGACATGCGCACGCCGCAGGAGGCCGTGGCCTACGCCCGGAAGATCCATCAACTGGTGCGCTGGATCGGCATCAGCGACGGCAACATGCAGGAGGGCTCCTTCCGGGTCGACGCCAACGTCTCGGTGCGACCGCTCGGTCAGGCGCGCTTCGGCACCCGTACCGAGATCAAGAACCTCAACTCGTTCCGCTTCATCGAGCGTGCGATTCAGTTCGAGGTCGAGCGTCAGATCGACGTGATCGAAGGCGGCGGGACCGTCGTGCAGGAGACCCGGCTCTATGATCCGGAGCGCGACGAGACCCGTCCCATGCGCTCCAAGGAAGAGGCCAACGACTACCGCTACTTTCCGGATCCGGACCTGCTCCCGGTCGAGATCGATGTCGCCTTCATCGTCGATGCGGTCGCGGATCTCCCCGAGCTGCCGGACAGCATGCGCGAGCGCTTCCACACCCAATACGGGCTCGGCGAGTACGACGCCAGTCTGCTGACCGCCGGGCGCGAGCTTGCCCAGTATTTCGAGGCGGTGGTGCAGGCCACCGCCGAGCCCAAGCTGGCCGCCAACTGGGTCAACGGCGAGCTGGCGGCCGCGCTGAATCGCTCCGAGATCGAGATCGCACGGAGCCCGGTCTCCGCGGCCATGCTCGCCGGGCTCATCCATCGCATCCAGGACGGAACGGTGTCCGGGAAGCTCGCCAAACAGGTCTTCGAGGCGATGTGGAGCGGGGAGGGCGATGCCGACAGCGTCATTCAGACGCGCGGGCTGCGCCAGATCACCGACAGCGGCGAGCTCGAGGCGCTGATCGCGTCGATCGTCGCCGCCAACCCCGGCCAGGTCGAGCAATACCGCGCCGGCAAGGACAAGGTCTTCGGCTTCTTCGTCGGTCAGGTGATGAAGGAGAGCAAGGGCAAGGCCAACCCGCAGCAGGTCAACGAGATCCTGATACGTGTGCTCGCGAGCGACTGA
- a CDS encoding DMT family transporter: MSSDSTPARASRPLARAAAWMGVALTSFALLAVSARELLDTMEPVQFLFLRTALGLPLLVPLALWLAPGFYRTERLPLHLLRNLFHYGGQVFWITAIGMLPLALVFALEFTTPVWAAVLALFFLGERLNRGRVVALVLGVAGVLVITRPGVQPLDLGVLIGLAAAVGFAVSLTATKGLTRYDGVFTILFWMLAMQLLIGLVPALLVWQPVDWVDAPWLYLI; the protein is encoded by the coding sequence ATGTCCTCCGACTCGACGCCGGCGCGGGCCTCTCGGCCGCTTGCCCGTGCGGCCGCCTGGATGGGGGTCGCCCTGACCTCCTTCGCACTGCTCGCCGTCTCCGCGCGCGAGCTGCTGGACACCATGGAGCCGGTGCAGTTTCTCTTCCTGCGGACCGCGCTCGGTCTGCCGCTCTTGGTGCCGCTGGCGTTGTGGTTGGCCCCGGGCTTTTATCGCACCGAACGGCTGCCCCTGCACCTGCTGCGCAACCTCTTCCACTACGGCGGACAGGTCTTCTGGATCACCGCCATCGGCATGTTGCCGCTCGCGTTGGTCTTCGCGCTCGAGTTCACCACACCCGTGTGGGCGGCCGTACTGGCGCTGTTTTTTCTCGGCGAGCGGTTGAATCGAGGGCGTGTCGTGGCGCTTGTCCTGGGAGTGGCGGGCGTCCTCGTGATCACGCGGCCCGGCGTGCAGCCGCTCGATCTCGGTGTGCTGATCGGGCTGGCGGCCGCGGTCGGATTCGCCGTAAGTCTGACGGCGACCAAGGGCCTCACGCGCTACGACGGTGTCTTCACCATCCTCTTCTGGATGCTGGCGATGCAGCTCCTGATCGGCCTCGTCCCCGCGCTGCTGGTGTGGCAGCCGGTCGACTGGGTCGATGCACCCTGGCTATACCTCATATAG
- a CDS encoding glycosyltransferase family 2 protein, which translates to MSIEHPDFLYTLSATNDAVPDMDPPTLSVIVPAYNEAEVLGELHRRLTAVIDGLGVTAEVIYVNDGSRDATLDILYRLRAADPRVAVLNLSRNFGKEIAMTAGLDHSRGEATVIIDADLQDPPELIPALMARWSQGYDVVYATRLSRDGESALKKLSARYFYRVIGGMSPIEIPKDTGDFRLLSRRAVDALCRLREQHRFMKGLFAWIGYRQTAVTYHRDRRSAGATKWNYHKLWGFAIEGITSFSTAPLKVASYVGLLTAMTAFLYASWIIYKTLRYGDPVAGYPSLMVAVLFLGGVQLAAIGVLGEYLGRMFNETKGRPLYLVETYERPRQGEHDLPCETGHPSDAPPIAPS; encoded by the coding sequence ATGAGCATCGAGCACCCCGATTTTCTCTACACGTTATCCGCCACGAACGACGCGGTACCGGACATGGATCCACCAACACTTTCCGTGATAGTTCCGGCCTACAACGAGGCCGAGGTGCTCGGCGAGCTGCATCGGCGCCTGACGGCCGTGATCGATGGATTGGGCGTCACCGCCGAGGTGATCTACGTCAACGACGGCAGTCGCGATGCGACCCTGGATATCCTCTATCGCCTGCGCGCCGCCGACCCGCGGGTGGCCGTCCTGAATCTCAGCCGGAACTTCGGCAAGGAGATCGCGATGACTGCCGGACTGGATCATAGTCGGGGCGAGGCCACCGTCATCATCGACGCCGATCTTCAGGATCCGCCCGAGCTGATCCCCGCGCTGATGGCGCGTTGGAGCCAGGGCTACGACGTGGTCTACGCGACACGCCTGTCGCGCGACGGCGAGAGTGCACTGAAAAAGCTGAGCGCACGCTATTTCTACCGCGTCATCGGGGGCATGAGCCCGATCGAGATCCCCAAGGACACGGGCGACTTCCGTCTGCTCAGCCGCCGTGCGGTCGATGCCCTGTGCCGGCTGCGCGAGCAACATCGCTTCATGAAGGGCCTGTTCGCCTGGATCGGCTATCGACAAACCGCGGTGACCTACCATCGCGACCGCCGTAGTGCCGGAGCGACCAAGTGGAACTACCACAAGCTGTGGGGTTTCGCGATCGAGGGCATTACCTCCTTCAGCACGGCCCCGCTCAAGGTGGCCAGCTATGTCGGGCTGCTCACGGCCATGACGGCGTTCCTCTACGCAAGCTGGATCATCTACAAGACCTTGCGTTACGGGGATCCCGTCGCCGGTTATCCGTCCCTGATGGTTGCGGTCCTCTTTCTCGGCGGCGTCCAGCTCGCCGCCATCGGTGTCCTAGGCGAGTATCTCGGTCGAATGTTCAACGAGACCAAAGGCCGTCCGCTGTATCTTGTCGAGACCTACGAGCGCCCGAGACAAGGCGAGCACGACCTCCCGTGCGAGACAGGCCATCCGTCCGACGCTCCTCCGATCGCTCCCTCGTAG
- a CDS encoding GtrA family protein — protein sequence MFKPIMTILHRVATFGIVGVAGTLVHYSALVFLVETKLLDAVAATTIGFALGAIVNYVLNYRYTFNSAKSHRDAGPKFALIAIATGLLNTLIVHAGVDSFGFNYLLVQVVATATVFLLNFVLNSLWTFRESDAL from the coding sequence ATGTTTAAACCGATCATGACAATTCTGCATAGGGTCGCGACCTTCGGGATCGTGGGAGTAGCCGGAACCCTAGTGCATTATTCAGCTCTGGTGTTTCTAGTCGAAACCAAGCTACTCGATGCCGTCGCGGCAACGACAATCGGTTTCGCGCTTGGCGCCATCGTCAACTACGTGTTGAACTATCGTTATACTTTCAACAGCGCAAAGTCCCATCGTGACGCAGGACCCAAATTTGCCTTGATCGCAATCGCCACAGGACTGTTGAATACGTTAATTGTCCACGCGGGCGTCGACAGCTTCGGATTCAATTACCTCCTCGTTCAGGTCGTCGCCACAGCAACCGTATTTCTACTCAATTTCGTCTTGAATAGTCTCTGGACCTTTCGCGAGAGCGATGCGCTATGA